CATCAGGGATTGATTGAAAAATGTTATACACAAAGAAGGAGGCCTGTTGAATTAATATTCCTGCAGGTTTTTTCTACTCGAGATGATGCATTTCATGCCGAAAGGCAAATTAAAGGTTGGTCGCGCAAGAAAAAAGAAGCTTTGATGAAAGACAATTGGGAAGAAATCAAGAGATTAAATGAATTACAGAAAAAGATTTAGAGAGCGTTTGATCCTTCAACAAGTTCAGGATGAGCGCGGAGAGGACTTGAGCTTGTCGTATTCTTAAGCTAACTCAACTGAGGTTTGATGAACAAAAAATACATATATTTTTTCTTAGC
The sequence above is a segment of the Candidatus Babeliales bacterium genome. Coding sequences within it:
- a CDS encoding GIY-YIG nuclease family protein; its protein translation is MQNHFYVYILKCKDGEYYVGHADNIDKRMSEHHQGLIEKCYTQRRRPVELIFLQVFSTRDDAFHAERQIKGWSRKKKEALMKDNWEEIKRLNELQKKI